Proteins encoded in a region of the Phacochoerus africanus isolate WHEZ1 chromosome 8, ROS_Pafr_v1, whole genome shotgun sequence genome:
- the CMTR2 gene encoding cap-specific mRNA (nucleoside-2'-O-)-methyltransferase 2, with protein MNKCRKPPLGSSPETFSPDILADIFELFAKNFSYGKSPNNEWQLPDPSELFTCDHMEFNAFLDLKNSLNEVKNLLSDKKLDEWHEHTAFTNKAGKIISHVRKSVNAELCTQAWCKFHEILCTFPLVPQEAFQNGKLNSLHLCEAPGAFIASLNHYLKSHRFPCEWSWVANTLNPYHEANDNLMMIMDDRLIANTLHCWYFGPDNTGDIMTVKYLTGLQNFISSMATVHLITADGSFDCQGNPGEQEALVSSLHYCEVVTALMTLGNGGSFVLKMFTLFEHCSINLMYLLNCSFDQVHVFKPATSKAGNSEVYVVCLCYKGREAVDPLLSKMVLNFGSEMTRKALFPHHLIPESFLKRHEECCVFFHKYQLETISENIRLFECMGKGEQAKLNSLRDYAVQYFMQKFQLKPLSRNNWLVKKSNIGCSTNTKWFGQRNRYFKTYNERKMLETLSWKDKVAKGYFNSWAEEHVEYHPGQSSLLEGTASNLECHLWQILQGKKLPKVKCSPFCDGEILKALNEAVEKSLGGALNWDSKLKPKQQYCSCHVFSEELIFSELFSLTKCLQDEQDVEPSNHIKCLLVGFPALHDIKMRIPLEVHLLESAELMTCSCSLLHDGDPTYQQLFLDCLLHSLQQLRVGDVMILPILSCFTRFMAGLIFILHSCFRFITFSCPVSSEPLNTCAVLLCVGYQDLPNPVFQYLQNVNELLGASVNSDTPQQVLQFVPMEVLLKGSLLDFLWDLNAAIAKRHLHLIIQGEREEISSLQL; from the coding sequence atgaataagTGCAGAAAGCCACcactgggttcaagtcctgagACATTCAGCCCAGATATTCTTGCTGACATTTTTGAACTTTTTGCCAAGAACTTTTCTTATGGTAAGTCACCTAATAATGAGTGGCAGTTACCAGATCCCAGTGAGCTTTTCACCTGTGACCACATGGAATTTAATGCATTTCTTGATTTGAAGAACTCCCTAAATGAAGTAAAAAACTTGCTTAGTGATAAGAAACTGGATGAGTGGCACGAGCACACGGCTTTCACTAATAAAGCtgggaaaataatttctcatGTGAGGAAATCTGTGAATGCTGAACTTTGTACTCAAGCGTGGTGCAAGTTTCATGAAATTTTGTGTACCTTTCCACTTGTTCCTCAGGAAGCTTTTCAGAATGGAAAACTGAATTCTCTCCATCTTTGTGAAGCTCCTGGAGCTTTTATAGCTAGTCTCAATCACTACTTAAAATCCCATCGATTCCCTTGTGAGTGGAGTTGGGTAGCTAATACTCTGAATCCATACCATGAAGCAAATGACAATCTTATGATGATTATGGATGACCGACTTATTGCAAATACCTTGCATTGCTGGTACTTTGGTCCAGATAACACCGGTGATATCATGACCGTGAAATATCTGACTGGACTTCAGAATTTCATAAGCAGCATGGCTACTGTTCACTTGATCACTGCAGATGGAAGTTTTGATTGCCAAGGAAACCCAGGTGAACAAGAAGCTTTAGTCTCTTCTTTGCATTACTGTGAAGTTGTCACTGCCCTGATGACTCTTGGAAATGGCGGCTCTTTTGTTCTGAAGATGTTTACTTTGTTTGAACATTGTTCCATAAACCTGATGTACCTGCTAAACTGTTCTTTTGACCAAGTCCATGTTTTCAAACCTGCTACTAGCAAGGCAGGAAACTCAGAAGTCTATGTAGTATGTCTCTGCTATAAGGGAAGAGAGGCAGTCGATCCTCTGTTGTCTAAGATGGTGCTCAATTTTGGGTCGGAAATGACCAGGAAAGCTCTCTTTCCCCATCACCTGATTCCCGAATCTTTTCTTAAAAGACATGAAGAGTGTTGTGTGTTCTTTCATAAATACCAGCTGGAGACCATTTCTGAGAACATTCGTCTGTTTGAGTGCATGGGAAAAGGGGAACAAGCAAAGCTGAATAGTTTAAGGGATTATGCTGTTCAGTATTTCATGCAAAAGTTTCAGTTGAAGCCTCTTTCCAGAAATAATTGGCTagtaaaaaaatctaatattggTTGTAGTACAAATACAAAATGGTTTGGGCAGAGGAACAGGTATTTTAAAACgtataatgaaaggaaaatgctGGAAACCCTTTCATGGAAAGATAAGGTGGCCAAAGGGTACTTTAATAGTTGGGCTGAAGAACATGTTGAGTATCATCCTGGGCAGAGTTCTCTTTTAGAAGGGACAGCTTCCAATCTCGAGTGTCATTTATGGCAGATTTTACAGGGAAAGAAACTGCCAAAGGTAAAGTGTTCCCCTTTCTGTGATGGTGAAATTTTAAAGGCTCTTAATGAAGCAGTTGAAAAGTCATTAGGAGGAGCCTTGAATTGGGATTCCAAACTTAAACCAAAACAGCAGTATTGTTCTTGTCACGTTTTTTCTGAAGAATTGATATTTTCTGAGTTGTTTAGCCTTACCAAGTGCCTTCAGGATGAACAGGATGTAGAACCTAGCAACCACATAAAGTGCCTGCTTGTGGGTTTTCCAGCGCTCCATGATATCAAAATGCGTATACCATTGGAAGTTCATCTCCTGGAATCAGCTGAACTCATGACTTGTAGCTGTTCATTGCTTCATGATGGAGACCCAACATACCAGCAGTTATTTTTGGACTGCCTTCTACATTCATTGCAGCAGCTTCGTGTGGGAGATGTTATGATTTTGCCTATACTTTCTTGTTTTACAAGATTTATGGCTGGTTTGATCTTTATACTCCACAGCTGTTTTAGATTCATCACGTTTTCTTGTCCTGTATCCTCTGAGCCCCTGAACACTTGTGCAGTCCTGCTTTGTGTTGGTTACCAGGACCTTCCAAATCCAGTTTTCCAATATCTGCAGAATGTGAATGAGTTGTTGGGTGCTTCGGTTAACTCTGACACACCCCAGCAGGTTTTACAGTTTGTGCCAATGGAGGTGCTCCTGAAGGGCTCACTACTGGATTTTTTGTGGGATTTGAATGCTGCCATTGCTAAAAGGCATTTGCATTTGATTattcaaggagagagagaagaaatcagCAGCCTTCAGTTGTGA